The region GGCAGTAAAGAGCAGGATAGTGAGGTTATCGCCAGTGTTGGCGAGGGTGCCGCCTGGACGGGAGCGGCGGTAGTGCTGGCCGTTGCCGCCGTTTGCGCTACCAGCGCCGCCGCTGCCTGGCGTGGCGGGAGCTGGACCGTAGCGGAAGGCGTTTGTTTTGACGGCTTTGTAGAGCGGGTCGCCATTGCCGAGGTCTACCGTGACATCGACGAGACCGTTAGCATGGGCAGGGACTTTCACGGTGATAGTGTTGCTGTCTACGATAGTGACGTCTGTAGCGGGGACGCCGCCGATGGTGACTTTGGGGGTGGAGGGGGCGAGGGCGGAGTTGCCGGTGAGAGAGACGGCAACGGGAATGGTAGAATTTATTGCTGTGCCGTTGCCAAGCTGACCTTTACCGTTACCTCCCCAGGAGTAGATTGTGCCGTCCGAGGCGAGCGCAAGAGAATACGAAGCACCTGCGATAACCTGTATGATAGTCTTGTCGTCCAGCGGCGTGCCAGTAGTTTTTACGGCGACAGGAACGTTGGAGTTGGTGTTTGTACCGTTACCGAGCTGCCCACTGCTATTTTCTCCCCATGCATACATCGTGCCATCGTCTGCAAGGGCAAGCAAGTGAGCTAAGTTATGGACCACTTGCACGATTCTTTTGCCATCCATCGGGGTGCCGGTAGTTGGTACGGCAACAGGAGAGTTGGAGTTATTTTCTCCCCATATATACATGGTACCGTCCGAGGCGAGGGCGAAAGAGGAATACATACCACTGCTAATCTGCGTAACAGTCTTACCGGCAATTGATGGATCGCTAGCATCAACAACAACAGGGATGCTGGAGTTGGTGTTTGTACCGTTACCGAGCTGACCTTTACTGCCGTCGCCCCATGCATACATCGTGCCGTCCGAGGCGAGAGCGAGAGAATGAGTGCCGCCAGCGGCAACTTGCGTAATCGTCTTGCCATCCATCGGGGTACCAGTAGTTTTTACGGCGACAGGAACGTTGGAGTTGGTGTTTGTACCGTTGCCAAGCGGGCCATCGCCATTAGATCCCCATGCATACACGGTACCGTCCGAAGCGAGAGCGAGAGAATGAAACACACTAGAAGCCACCTGAACGATAGTTTTTCCTTCCATCGGGGTACCGGTAGTCTTCACGGCGACGGGGACGTTGGAGTGATTTGCTGTGCCGTTGCCAAGCTGACCGCCATCGTTAAAGCCCCAGCTATATACTGTGCCGTCCGAGGCGAGGGCGAAAGAAGACCATCTACCGGCGGCAATTTGTACAATCTGTTTTCCTCCATTGGCGTGCCGGTGGTCTTTACGGCTACGGGAATGTTGGAATCGGTATTCGTGCCATTGCCAAGCTGCCCATACTGATTTTCTCCCCATGCATACACGGTACCGTCCGAAGCGAGAGCGAGAGAGGTTTCCTCACTGCCTGCTACCTGCACAATCGTCTTCCCTTTCGGCAAAAACCCGCTTCCCTGTATGGCGATGGTTTGGCCTGGTGTTACATCTGCTGCCGGGTTAACGTGAGAGATAGTTGGCGCGGCGTGCGGGATAGCGAGGAGGATTGGCGCATAAGGGCTTGTGCCGGAGGCGGTTTTAGCGGCAATGCGTACTTGGTACTTGTGGTCGTTGGTGAGGCCGGAGATGGTATATGAGGTAGCGGTTGGCGCGGCATTGTTAGTTGTCCAGCTGCCAGCGCCAAGGGCGCGGTGTTCGATGATGTAGTTTGTGAGCGAGCCGCCGCCGAGGGATATTGGGCTATGCCATGAGACGGTGATGCTGGCGTTGCCGGCACTAAGCGAGACGTTGGTCGGAGATGACGGCGCGGAAGCGGCGTTTGCTTGGCGGTTGACAGCAAGATAGCTTACCGTACCGGTACAGGCAGCCATGATAAACGCAAAACAAACCGGAACGAGCCGGTTTTTACGAAAGAGATGGAGGCCGGAAGCATACCGGGCGGAAGTGTGCCGAGTATTAGCAGCCGTATGGTTACTGTGCTTACGACGGGCTAGCCGCGCGCTTTCAGTGTGTGTGTGTGGGATTATGCCTGCTAGCGGTTACTATGCGCGTACGCGTACGAGCCGTTGATGCGTGAACAGCTGAAGAGCCAGCCGTATAGTTGCGGAGACGATGCCACCCTAACATGATTGTATTTCTGTTCCTTTTCTATCTTTTGTTTTATCTAAAGATATTATTGGTATTTGATATTGTGTTTTGATTACATGACGCTATAGGTGGTGGTCTATCGCGTGGTTGGGTTTAGTTAGTTATTTATTTACTTTATTTTGTTGAATTCTCCCTTTTTTGTGTTAAAACTATTCTGAGGAGAATTGTAGCAAAGCGGTTGTGGTTTGTCAAGGATTTTTGCGGGATTTTTTTCAAAACGGCAATGCCCCCGCCTGCCAATATTTACACATTCGGTAAATATAGCGTACAAGCAACAGGTTCGTTTGGATAGAGCGGACGATATTCATTTATTGTTTGCAGTAATAGTTTGCCGGCGGCGCGCTAAAAGCGCGAAAGCGGCGGCAACGAGCGATAGAGCAAGGCATACTATAAGCGCAAGACTATCGCCGGTGCGCGCGAGGGCAGCAAAGATGTTTGATGAGTTCGGCGGGTTGTTCGGCGTATTCGGCGGGGTCGGCTGAGGCGTCGGCGATGGCGGCGGCGTAGGAGCAGGCGCTTCGGTGAATTTGAGCTTAATGGTAGTTTCAGCGCTGCCGATCGCCGGCGCGTTAGTAGCAACGAGCTTAAGGTCGTGCTCGGCATCGTCGGGTAGCGGAATCGTGAGTGTGATAGTTTGCCAGTTATTACTAAACGGAACAGCCCGCGACTGCGGCGCACTCGTATCAAACGTGTATTCAAGGTTGTTTGAGCTGCGAATCGGAACTTCTACTTTGGCGTAGCGCTGACCGCCGACCTTATAGTACGTAACTGCGACCGTGCCAATGGTCGGCGTGGGGCGATAGACGGTAACTTGAATGGTGGAGTTAGCGGTGTCGGCGTAGACAGCGGGAGCGGCGTGCAACGAACTCAGCGCGCACAAAACTACAGCAGCAACAGTAGCGCATACGAAGCGACTAGCCCAAGCGAATCTTTTTCTTTTTGGCGCGCAGCTTTTTGACAAGCGCATACGTTACCCCTCCGACAAGCGTTAATACTAGTATAATAACGACCGCGAACATCCAGGCAGGCATAAGCAATACGGTTCTCTGGATCGTTTGGGAATTGCCGAGCATATCAATGCGGAGCTCGACGTTGTACAGCCCGACGCGTGCGCCGTCCCACTCAAGCGGAATCGCACGCGTAGTACTTGGCAGAACAGCGTGTTCAGTTTCGGCGGTCTGATGAATGGTTGCGCCGCTGAAGAAATCTTTAACAATGAGCTTTGATTTGACAGTAAAATCAGTGTTACCGCTGTTTTTAGCACGCAACTTCGCTGTAAGCGGCACTTGTTGCTGCCACCATGGGGTATCAATTGAAGCAAGCTCGCCGCTTTGACGCGTGTTGCCGCCCTCGGTTTTGCCATAGACGATCATACCGACGCGTTTTTTAGTGATGACAGTGCCGCCGCGGTCTTCGTCGCCCGTGGTTTCGGCGAAAATCGCTGCATACTGCCCCGCCGCTGGAATATCGCGCGGCACATTGATAGTGTAGCGGATAGTGACGACTTGGTTTGGCTCAAGTACATATTCGTTTTGCGAAAATTTAATCCAGCGGGAAATCTGCGTTTGCGCGCCGCCGCCGGTGAATGCCGGATTGTAGTCTTCGTCGGTCACGCGGTAAGGCGCAGCGTAGACTTTGGCGGTAAATGGGCGCGAACCGCTATTGACGACTTTGAACTCACCTGTTTTAGCGGCGCCCGGACGCAGATCAACATGAACAGAAGTTGGCGAAAGCGTTAGCTGGACGTTATCACCCGACGAATTGTCGGCAGCATACGCCGGCGGGATCGGCGCCGCTAAACTGCACGCCGCCGCGAACACGCCGCATAATAACAAAACTTTCAACCAACTTCCGAAGTACTTCATGCTAGTTCGTGACCGCCGTGTAGGTTACTTCGCGCGTATATGTACCATTCGGCGTTGCAGTACTGACATTTGCTCCCCAGGTGACAGCAGTAATGTCGCCGCCCGCGATAGACGGCGTGGTCGTATTTTTGAGCGTGACGGGAGCAGTGTTGGCAGTGATGCCGGCATATTGGTTCGCTGCAAACGAGTCAATACGGTAGCCCCAGGTATCGGTAGTGAGCGCTGCTGGCGCAGCAAACGAACCGGCGGCGGCTGGAATCGTGTCGCTACCTTTCTCAAGCGTAGTTGCTGCGGTACTCGACGCAAGCTGCAACTTGTAACCGCTCGCGTTGTTCGTACCGACTGTAACATTGTGCGCCGCACTGGCAGTAGCACCGGCAGCCGTTGGTGTGACGTTAACATCAACGGTCGCCGCCGATACGCCAACCGTAATCGCCGAGTTGACATGCACGCGAATCGTTGAGTTCACCGTTTCGGTCGCCGCCGAAGCGCTCATCGCCGGCATGAGCACACATGCTAAGGCAAGTGCGCTCCCCGCGGTAATTTTTGATATTGTTTGTACTTTCATATTGTTCCTCCTTATTTTACTGATTTCATTGATCGTGGCGGCATTCTTACATCATATTGACCTCCACACCCTAATTATTGATAGCCGTATAGGTTACGGTTGCTGTGTAAATGCCGCTCTGCTGCGAACCGGTAGCACTGACGCCGTACCAAACGGTGGTCGTTTCGGCAGTTGGGTTAGCGATAGCAGTAGTGCGAATGACGTGCGGCGCGGTGTGATCTGGTACGCCCGCCCAGGTGTACGCCGAAGAAGCAACATTATTTTCGGCGGTTGTCGTGCTGCCGAAATTACCTATACCGTTTACGCGGTAGCCCCAAGCCGAACCGCTAAGCGTAGCAGGGGCAGTTTGCGTGCCTGCTGTTGGCATGATGGTTTGCGAGCCGTTGGTGAGATTGCGATTAGCGTTTTGCGTTGATAAGGAAAGCTTGTAGCCGGTAGCAGCGTTAGTCGCAACAAGAACATTTGCCGATTTACTCGACATTTTCGTACCGCCCGCTGGCGTGACAGCGATATCAACCGAAGTCGGTGCCGATAAGGTAATATAGCGAATCTGTCCAGTTGCCGTAGCTGAATATGCGCCCATACCGATAGCGTTTACTGCTGCTACGCGGAATGTGTAGGTCGTGGGTGTGAGGAATGGAATCGTGACAGTAGTGCTCGTGGATGCAATGTGGCTGTAGGTCGACCAGGTAATACCGCCATCGGCTGAATATTGAATAACGTAGTCAGTGATTGGGGTGCCGCCGTTGTTCGCCGGCGCCGTCCAGGTTAGACGAACGGCGTTGTCAAGCGGCGCGGTTGCGAGGTTTGTCGGCACATCCGGTACTGTCGCATAACGATAGCTACTCGTTTTGACAGCTTTATACAGCTCATCGCCGTCGCCGAGATCAATCGCCACATCAACCAAACCTGCCGCATGCGCCGGCGTTGTTGCAGTGATAGTTGTGCTGTTTACAATTGTGACATTCGTCGCTTCAATGCCGTCGAAAGTAACTTTCGGCGCGGAAGGAGCGAGCGCAGAGGGAGGAGTTGTACTGACGGCGAGGGGAGTTTTTGCATCTGTACCGATAGTGCCGTTGCCGAGCTGCCCATGTTGACCCCAGCCCCAGGTGTACATCGTGCCATCAGAGGCCAGTGCCAATGAATTAGCGCTACCGCCAGATGTAACCTGTGAAATCACTTTACCCACCATTGGCGTACCAGTAGTTTGAACGGCAACCGGAACGCTTGAGTTAGTTGTCGTATTATTGCCAAGTTGACCGTATTGATTCCAACCCCAATCGTAGACCGTACCATCGCTCGCCACAGCTAGTGTATGAGCGTTACTCGCCGCAACCTGTGCAATCACCTTACCCGCCATTGGCGTGCCGGTTACCTTAACTGCAACTGGAATACGTGTATCAACTGTCGTACCATTACCAAGCTGACCATACATATTCCAGCCCCAAGCGTAGATCGTACCGTCAGAAGCAAGAGCCACAGACTGAGAGTTTCCTGCTGCTAGCTGGATAATGATTTTACCTGCCATAGGCGTACCGATAGTCTGAACAGACACTGGAGCATTAGCATTAATCATTGTGTTGTTGCCCAACTGACCGTAGGTATTTTGACCCCACGCATACACCGTACCGTCAGAAGCAAGAGCTAGCGAATGATAGTATCCTGCATGAATCTGGATGATTTTCTTATTATCCATCGGCGTACCAACGGTTTTTACAGCAACGGGGACAACAGAGCTGGTGGTAGTAACACCATTACCAAACTGACCGTACGCGTTGCCGCCCCAAACATAGATTTTTCCGTCAGAAGCTAAGGCTAATGAATGAGAAGCGCCAGCTGCAATCCCTACAATCGTTTTACCCTCCATCGGCGTGCCGATGGTCTTGACGGCAACCGGAGTACTGGAATGCGTTATGGTGCCATCACCCAACTGGCCCGAACCATTAAGTCCCCATGCATATACTGTCCCATCAGAGGCGAGCGCAAGAGAGTACCAAACCTTTGTTGATACTTGGATAATCTTCTTACCTTCCATTGGTGTTCCAACGGTTTTTACAGCAACCGGAACATTGGAATCAGTTGTTGTACCATTGCCAAGCTGACCATAATTGTTTTGTCCCCATGCATATACTGTCCCATCAGAGGCGAGCGCAAGAGAGTACCCGCTGCCATTCGCTGTCTGTACAATTTTTTTACCTTTCGGCATAAAGTTAGTGCCAGTGATCGTCACATTTTGTCCGCCCGCAACCGGACCAATCGCTGGCGAGACATTGGTTATGGTCGGTTTGGCATGTGGCGTCGCGAGAACGATACTGCTAAAATCTCCTGTCCCAGTAGCAGTCTTAGCCGCCACTTGCGTTTGATATATTTGGTCGTTTGTTAGACCAGTTATCGCGTGCGACGTTACAGTTGCTGCAACATCAACAGTCGTCCAGTCTACCGCACCAATTGTTCGATACCGCAATACATAGCCCACTATACTTTTTCCACCTGTAACGACTGGCGATTGCCAAGAAATGGTAGCTTTGGCATTACCCGGCTCAACTACGACTTGTGTTGGTGTAGATGGCGTGTCCATAAGATTAAGCTGAGCGACAACCGCCGCTAAAGAGTCAGAGGTAGAGTTATTGCCCAGCTGACCATTACTGTTGCGTCCTCGTCCGTAAACGATATTATCATGAGTAAGTGCTAACGAGTGGCTGCCATCCCAACCACCAGCAGAAACTTGGATAATACTTTTGCCAGCCGGAATCTGAGACGCGACAGGAACGGAAGAATCGGTATGCGACAGGCTACCAAGCTGGCCATTTGCATTACGACCCCATCCATACACCTTACCATTAGAATCTACAGCGAGCATATACGCAGGACCACCTGATATACCAATAATCGTTTTACTAGCCATCGGTGTTCCAACGGTTTTTACGGCAACCGGAATATTGGAATCGGTTGTTGTGCCATTACCAAGTTGCCCAAACTCACCCCTACCCCATGTATAGACGGTGCCGTCAGAGGCAAGAGCGAGAGAATTGTGAACACCAGCAGCTATCTTAATAATATTTTTACCCGCCATTGGCGTGCCGGTTGCCTTAACTGCAACTGGAGTACGTGAATCAACTGTTGCGCCATTACCAAGCTGACCAGTAGGATTATATCCCCATGCGTATACCGTGCCGTCATCGGCGAGCGCAAGAGAGTGGTAACCGCCGGCTGCAATGTTCACGATACTCTTACCTGCCATAGGCGTTCCAGTTGTTTGTACGGCGACGGGACTAGATGAATTAGTCGTTACATTATTACCCAACTGGCCGTAGGTATTTTGGCCCCATGCATACACCGTCCCATCAGAAGCAAGCGCAAGAGAATGTCCTGCGCCAGCAGATATTTGCGTAATTGTCTTAGCTGCCATTGGTGTTCCAACGGTTTTTACAGCAACCGGAACATTGGAATCAGTTGTTGTACCATTGCCAAGCTGACCATAGACACCACGACCCCATGCGTAAACGGTACCATCCGACGCACGTGCTAAAGAGTGTCCGTCGTTGAAAGAACCACCGGCAGAAATCTGCGTAATATTCTTACCCGCCATAGGAGTACCGACTACCTTGACCGCAACGGGAATATGCGAATCAGCCGTTGTGCCATTACCGAGTTGGCCAGATCCATTCCATCCCCACGCATACACTGCGCCGCTAGAGGACAAAGCGAGCGAATGATAGCTACCGCCTGATACTTGTACGGCGCGGACTGCCAATGCACTGACAAGAAAGCCATCCATTAATCGCACTATGCCAAAAGCTAAAACAGTAAACATTGCCACACCAACGCCTACAGCTGGTAACCGACGTTGCCACGTTGGCTTTATATACAAACTAGTAACATCACGCCAATACAAAGCCTCCAGTATAGCATGTATT is a window of Candidatus Saccharimonadaceae bacterium ML1 DNA encoding:
- a CDS encoding Fibronectin type-III domain-containing protein, giving the protein MAACTGTVSYLAVNRQANAASAPSSPTNVSLSAGNASITVSWHSPISLGGGSLTNYIIEHRALGAGSWTTNNAAPTATSYTISGLTNDHKYQVRIAAKTASGTSPYAPILLAIPHAAPTISHVNPAADVTPGQTIAIQGSGFLPKGKTIVQVAGSEETSLALASDGTVYAWGENQYGQLGNGTNTDSNIPVAVKTTGTPMEENRLYKLPPVDGLLSPSPRTAQYIAGALTMAVSLATAQQITPTSPSP
- a CDS encoding Fibronectin type-III domain-containing protein, which encodes MRKIHAILEALYWRDVTSLYIKPTWQRRLPAVGVGVAMFTVLAFGIVRLMDGFLVSALAVRAVQVSGGSYHSLALSSSGAVYAWGWNGSGQLGNGTTADSHIPVAVKVVGTPMAGKNITQISAGGSFNDGHSLARASDGTVYAWGRGVYGQLGNGTTTDSNVPVAVKTVGTPMAAKTITQISAGAGHSLALASDGTVYAWGQNTYGQLGNNVTTNSSSPVAVQTTGTPMAGKSIVNIAAGGYHSLALADDGTVYAWGYNPTGQLGNGATVDSRTPVAVKATGTPMAGKNIIKIAAGVHNSLALASDGTVYTWGRGEFGQLGNGTTTDSNIPVAVKTVGTPMASKTIIGISGGPAYMLAVDSNGKVYGWGRNANGQLGSLSHTDSSVPVASQIPAGKSIIQVSAGGWDGSHSLALTHDNIVYGRGRNSNGQLGNNSTSDSLAAVVAQLNLMDTPSTPTQVVVEPGNAKATISWQSPVVTGGKSIVGYVLRYRTIGAVDWTTVDVAATVTSHAITGLTNDQIYQTQVAAKTATGTGDFSSIVLATPHAKPTITNVSPAIGPVAGGQNVTITGTNFMPKGKKIVQTANGSGYSLALASDGTVYAWGQNNYGQLGNGTTTDSNVPVAVKTVGTPMEGKKIIQVSTKVWYSLALASDGTVYAWGLNGSGQLGDGTITHSSTPVAVKTIGTPMEGKTIVGIAAGASHSLALASDGKIYVWGGNAYGQFGNGVTTTSSVVPVAVKTVGTPMDNKKIIQIHAGYYHSLALASDGTVYAWGQNTYGQLGNNTMINANAPVSVQTIGTPMAGKIIIQLAAGNSQSVALASDGTIYAWGWNMYGQLGNGTTVDTRIPVAVKVTGTPMAGKVIAQVAASNAHTLAVASDGTVYDWGWNQYGQLGNNTTTNSSVPVAVQTTGTPMVGKVISQVTSGGSANSLALASDGTMYTWGWGQHGQLGNGTIGTDAKTPLAVSTTPPSALAPSAPKVTFDGIEATNVTIVNSTTITATTPAHAAGLVDVAIDLGDGDELYKAVKTSSYRYATVPDVPTNLATAPLDNAVRLTWTAPANNGGTPITDYVIQYSADGGITWSTYSHIASTSTTVTIPFLTPTTYTFRVAAVNAIGMGAYSATATGQIRYITLSAPTSVDIAVTPAGGTKMSSKSANVLVATNAATGYKLSLSTQNANRNLTNGSQTIMPTAGTQTAPATLSGSAWGYRVNGIGNFGSTTTAENNVASSAYTWAGVPDHTAPHVIRTTAIANPTAETTTVWYGVSATGSQQSGIYTATVTYTAINN
- a CDS encoding DUF916 domain-containing protein; this translates as MKYFGSWLKVLLLCGVFAAACSLAAPIPPAYAADNSSGDNVQLTLSPTSVHVDLRPGAAKTGEFKVVNSGSRPFTAKVYAAPYRVTDEDYNPAFTGGGAQTQISRWIKFSQNEYVLEPNQVVTIRYTINVPRDIPAAGQYAAIFAETTGDEDRGGTVITKKRVGMIVYGKTEGGNTRQSGELASIDTPWWQQQVPLTAKLRAKNSGNTDFTVKSKLIVKDFFSGATIHQTAETEHAVLPSTTRAIPLEWDGARVGLYNVELRIDMLGNSQTIQRTVLLMPAWMFAVVIILVLTLVGGVTYALVKKLRAKKKKIRLG